The following DNA comes from Alienimonas californiensis.
CGCCACGAACGCGACCGGCGTGATCTATTCAAAGTCCGCGATCGGCTTCCGCGATCTGCGGGACGGCGTGACGCACACCGTCGTGTTCGGCGAGCAACTGTTGGGCGACGGCACGGACGAGCCGCCGGCGGAGGGCGATCCGCGGCGACGCGTCGTCGAACTGTCGGACGGCACGCCGACCACGCCGGCCGCCTGCCTCGCCGACGCCGCCCCGGGGTGGTCCGGCCAGCGGGGGGCGAAGTGGATCAACGGGCACTACGCCGACGCGATGTACAACCACTTCCACCCGCCGAACTCCGAGCAGCCGGATTGCCACAACGGCTACCACAGCCACGCCCTGACCGCCGCCCGCAGCGCCCATGAGGGCGGCGTGCAGATGGCCCTGTGCGACGGCAGCGTGCAGTTCGTCAGCGACGGCATCGCCCTAGAAAATTGGCGGGCGCTGGCGACGCGGGCCGGCGGCGAGGTCGTGGAGGACGCCTTCTAAATCGACCAGCGAACGCCCCGCCGGGGCGTCCGGGCGATCCGGGGGCGGGCGGCCTACACTGCCGTCCGCCTCCGCTCCTTTTCGCCCGCACCGTTTCGTCCGATGTTCGCCGCCCCGCTGCTGATCGCCGCTCTGTCGTTCGCTCCCGCCGAACCCGCCAATGCGGCCGAGACCGGCCCGGCCGCGTGGCCGGCGTTTCTCGGGCAGGGGGCGACGGCGCTGGACCCGGACGCGATTCCGCTGAAGTGGACGCCCGAGTCCCCGCAGTGGACCGTCGACCTGCCCGGCCACGGGCAAAGCTCGCCGGTGGTGTGGGGCGACCGGGCCTTCGTCACCGCCGTCTCCGGCCGGGAGAAGGAAGCCCTGCACGTGCTCGGCGTCGATCTGAACAGCGGCAACAAGCTCTGGCACCGGACCACGGGGAGCACCGACCCGGTCGAGAACACGCTGTACGTCTCCCGGGCGGCGCCGACGCCCTGCGTGGACGGCGACGCGGTCTACCCGTTCTTCGAGAGCGGCGACCTGTACGCCCTGGATCACGACGGCGAGTTCCTCTGGCACGTCTCCCTGTGGAAGAAGGTCGGCCGGTTTCAGAACGAGTTCGGCCTCGGCTCCTCCCCCTGCCAGACGGCCGACACGCTGTTCATCCTGAAGGACGACCCGGACGGGCCCTCCGCCCTGATCGCCGTGCGGAAAGCGGACGGCGGGATCCTCTGGACGGCCGATCGCGGCGAGAACCGGAAAAGCTGGGCCTCCCCGGCGATCGTGCCGGTGAACGGGCAGCCGCACGTGGTCGTCTCCTCCGGCGGCGGCGTGCAGGGCTACGACCCGGCCACCGGCAAGGAGCTGTGGACGCTGGGCGAAGTTGGCGGCAACACCGCCGTGACCCCCGTGCCCTATTTCACTGAGGACGGCGGCGACGGCCGCTTCCTGATCGGCGCCAGCCCCGGCCGCGGCGGGGAGGACGTCGACGCCGCCCGCATCTCCAATGGCGCCGTACGGGTCACGGCCGAGGGCGACGGGTTCAAGGCAGAAAAGATCTGGACGGACGAGGATCTGACCGTCAGCTGGGCCTCGCCGATCGTGCACGACGGCCGGGCCTATTGGGTGAACCGGCAGGGGGTGCTGTTCTGCCTGAACGCCGAGACCGGCGAGCAGCTCTACGCCTCCCGCACCCCGGCCGGTTCCTGCTGGGCGACGCCGCTGGCGGTGGGCGACCGCCTCTACCTGTTCGGCAAGGACGGCGTGACGGCCACCGTGGCCGCCGGCGACGAATACAAGCTGCTGGCCGAGAGCCGGGTGTGGGAGGAAGGGGCGACGGAGGCGAACGGGGACCTCGCCCCGGAGACCGACCCGCAGCGGGCCGGGGCCTCGGCGATGTTCTCCGGCATCACCCAATATGGCGTCGCCGCCGACCCCGGCGGCCTGCTGATCCGCACCGGCGCCAAGCTCTACCGGCTGTCGGCGGAGTGAACGGACGGATCTGATCCCGCACGATCGGGGCGTCCCGCACGCTCACACGACTCGGTTCCGAACCACCCGCCGATGACTGGTCCGTCTGCCGGAAAAGAATCCTGGTGGCTCGAATTTTCGCTGGCTGTGCTTGTCGGGAGCCCCTGGTACGTCTTTCTATCAAGCCTTCCAATGGCGCTTGCAGTGCATGCGTGCTTGGCGGCCTTGTATCTGTGCATCGTCGGCTTGGTCTGGGGAAGAGGCGCCGCGATCGAGGCGTTTCTCCTGGTCGGGGTATTGTCTTTGCTGACCGGCCTGATCGCCACGGGACTTAATAATAAGCCCGTACTGGAAAGGGCCGATCAGCCGGCACGCAACGTTGACGACGCACTCAGAAATGTCCCAATTCACGCCGTGACAATGCACGTCAAACAGTGCCCCTACTGCGGGCAGACGGCGCTCTGGCGGGCGGCCGTCGAGGGAGTCGCCGGTGAGGTCGTCATGTGCTTCGAGTGCGACACGGTTTGGGCGGACGGGGCCGCGACCGTCTACGGCGAAGGCCTCGAGTTCGAGCGGTTCATGAGCGCCCGAGGCCGGGCTCCCGACTGGCAGGCGGTTCGGGAGATTAAACGCCTGTAAGGGGACGGCAGGCGGCGGGCGGTGGGGTCGCGGGAGGGGAACGCCCCGGCGTTGATCCACCGCGGCGGGGTCGGCGTTAGACTCCGCCGCGTGACTGACGACCGCCCCCCCGCCGACCCGTCGCTGCCCGTGCCGCGGAGGAGCGATTCGCCCCCGGCCGCCCCCGTTCCCGCCCGGCCGGGGAGCGGGCGGCGGGGTTCGCGGCTGAATCTGGCCCGGGTGATCAGCCTCGGGGCGCTCAGCGCGCTGATCGTGTTCCTGGGGATCACCTTTTATCGGGTGATCGCCCCCTTTCTGCTGCCGTTGTTTCTGGCGGCGGTCGTCGCGGTGCTGTGTCGGCCGTGGTACATGCGGCTGCGCGTCCGCCTGAACCGACGAGGCCGGGTGGCCGCGGGGGTGGTGACCGCGGCGGTACTGGGGCTGATCCTCCTGCCGATCACCGCGGCGACTGTGGCGGCGGGCTCCTACCTGATTGATCTCGGGGAGGCGGCCCGCACGCGGGTCGCGGACCTGAAGGTCGAGATGGCGGACGCGGCCGGGCGGGAGGATTTCGACTACCGGACGTTGATCGCCGCGGACGTGCGGGAGGCGTTGAAGCTCGAGCCGCCGGCGGAGGGCGAACGGGATTTCGTCGCCTCCGCAGCGAAGCTGCTGCCGTCGGAGTACACCGAGTTGAGAGCGGCCGTCGTACAGGGCGGCCGCGATCTGCCGGCCGTCGCGGGGGTGGGCGTCGCCGCGGGGGTGCTGAGCAACGCCGTCGAACTGCTGATCGCGCTGGCGATGTTCGGCGTGGGCCTCTACTACTTCCTCTGCGACGGCCCGGCGCTGCTGCAGGGCACGCGGGAACTCGTCCCGGTGCAGACGGAATATCAGCAGGCCCTCCTCGATCGCTTCGACACCGTGCTGCGGGCGGTGGTGCTCAGCACGTTCCTCGCCGCCGCGGCCCAGGGGATTCTGACGGCGATCGCCATTCAGTTCTGCGGGCTGGGGCACTTCGTCGCTTTCGCCGTCGCCGGGACGCTCTCCGCCCTGATCCCGCTGGCGGGCACCTGGCTGGTGTGGGGGCCCTGCGTCGTCTGGCTCTACCTGCACGACAGCCCGGTCGCCGCGACGCTGCTGGCGCTGTTCGGGATCGTGGTGGTCGGCACGTTGGACAACGTGATCCGGACGCTGGTGCTCAACAACGACGCCAAGCTCCATCCGCTGCTGGCCTTCGTCTGCGTGTTAGGCGGATTGAAGGTCATGGGCATCTG
Coding sequences within:
- a CDS encoding outer membrane protein assembly factor BamB family protein, which encodes MFAAPLLIAALSFAPAEPANAAETGPAAWPAFLGQGATALDPDAIPLKWTPESPQWTVDLPGHGQSSPVVWGDRAFVTAVSGREKEALHVLGVDLNSGNKLWHRTTGSTDPVENTLYVSRAAPTPCVDGDAVYPFFESGDLYALDHDGEFLWHVSLWKKVGRFQNEFGLGSSPCQTADTLFILKDDPDGPSALIAVRKADGGILWTADRGENRKSWASPAIVPVNGQPHVVVSSGGGVQGYDPATGKELWTLGEVGGNTAVTPVPYFTEDGGDGRFLIGASPGRGGEDVDAARISNGAVRVTAEGDGFKAEKIWTDEDLTVSWASPIVHDGRAYWVNRQGVLFCLNAETGEQLYASRTPAGSCWATPLAVGDRLYLFGKDGVTATVAAGDEYKLLAESRVWEEGATEANGDLAPETDPQRAGASAMFSGITQYGVAADPGGLLIRTGAKLYRLSAE
- a CDS encoding AI-2E family transporter, which translates into the protein MTDDRPPADPSLPVPRRSDSPPAAPVPARPGSGRRGSRLNLARVISLGALSALIVFLGITFYRVIAPFLLPLFLAAVVAVLCRPWYMRLRVRLNRRGRVAAGVVTAAVLGLILLPITAATVAAGSYLIDLGEAARTRVADLKVEMADAAGREDFDYRTLIAADVREALKLEPPAEGERDFVASAAKLLPSEYTELRAAVVQGGRDLPAVAGVGVAAGVLSNAVELLIALAMFGVGLYYFLCDGPALLQGTRELVPVQTEYQQALLDRFDTVLRAVVLSTFLAAAAQGILTAIAIQFCGLGHFVAFAVAGTLSALIPLAGTWLVWGPCVVWLYLHDSPVAATLLALFGIVVVGTLDNVIRTLVLNNDAKLHPLLAFVCVLGGLKVMGIWGVFVGPVVAACLHTLLEIFNTELREFSRERFDPAVAARRPPDGQQRPRPPAADAHPPLTPTVAAT